From a single Brassica oleracea var. oleracea cultivar TO1000 chromosome C5, BOL, whole genome shotgun sequence genomic region:
- the LOC106295457 gene encoding RNA polymerase II degradation factor 1-like gives MSSSSSIKVVVGGGGGRKGNNGMNDIPSGSRKIVQSLKEVVNSPEAEIYAMLKECNMDPNEAVHRLLSQDPFHEVKSKKEKKKETRDIPDSRPRGANNRYNSGGRGGSDRYAGRSASTHLSSADSGNFQGKSTNKKESGTQGYTSSWSSASGVPNHQLTPLSDSVVTENKLPSATGDGISPSQPASGHQTAWFGAPGQMSMADIVKMGRPQNKTTNSKQNFNMRSEINHEHETNANHQVPVKEEWPSIQKPLAPGKTVSVAPAESEVCDGQADFQSARVDQHLSDRLENIHLAESGPSENLGVDQLQPNSVPVKNVQEDDSGVSSEFNENQYAYQAQSHPVEHHKDEDEVSSGSDDLQQLTVDSHDQAASHEEDRRAVVIPNHLLIHTEECSQLSFGSFGAFGSKSVSNNAEETPDVAQQIEHSDARNTEFYGDEHLESTVNGNMGHAAAAGSYDDSLESRQENPETVQEHQYTYAQSQTHAQNQTQNPETVQEHQYAFAQSEPGYSKQQQQQLNTAYDASQTHAQNLASLSNVMGYAHSVPNSLLGQTAQNARELDFQYSPFAQSMQSRNNNNASSLGGQSISMPEALRGSGVPATQPTQQNLPGANIATGPALPQQQLPMHPYSQPTMPLAHFANMISYPMMPQNYPYMPSAFQQAFASNSSYHQQQLAALLPQYKANLSPSNLPQSGTAPASAYGFGNSTSVGSAGNFPLNQQSAPTGYEDVLSSQYKENSHLLALQQQQQQQQQQNDNSAMWHHGHGSRTMSGVPANAYYNLQQQQQLQQAQQAAGGYRQAQQQQQYGSHGYPNFYQSQTEMSHERQQQNPRDGAGAQPSNQTQQQLWQNSY, from the exons ATGAGCAGCAGCAGCAGCATCAAGGTCGTTGTCGGCGGCGGCGGAGGGAGAAAGGGCAATAATGGAATGAACGATATTCCGTCAGGGTCTAGGAAAATAGTACAGAGCTTGAAGGAAGTCGTCAACTCTCCCGAGGCTGAGATCTACGCTATGCTCAAAGAATGCAATATGGATCCTAACGAAGCCGTTCATCGCCTCCTCTCTCAAG ATCCTTTTCACGAGGTGAAGAGCAAAAAAGAGAAGAAGAAAGAG ACAAGGGATATACCGGATTCCCGGCCGCGTGGTGCTAATAACAGATACAACAGCGGTGGCAGAGGTGGTTCTGATCGCTATGCTGGACGAAGTGCATCTACCCATCTCAGCTCCGCTG ATTCTGGAAACTTCCAGGGGAAATCTACAAACAAGAAAGAAAGTGGAACTCAGGGTTACACTAGTTCTTGGTCTTCTGCCTCTGGAGTGCCAAACCACCAGCTGACACCACTCAG TGATTCTGTTGTAACGGAAAATAAATTGCCATCTGCTACCGGCGATGGAATATCACCATCACAGCCTGCTTCTGGACATCAAACTGCATGGTTTGGGGCTCCAGGCCAGATGTCTATGGCTGACATTGTGAAGATGGGTAGACCACAGAACAAGACAACAAACTCAAAACAGAATTTCAATATGCGTTCTGAGATTAATCACGAGCATGAAACTAATGCAAACCACCAGGTCCCTGTTAAAGAAGAGTGGCCATCGATTCAGAAGCCACTAGCTCCTGGTAAAACTGTATCAGTAGCACCAGCAGAGTCAGAGGTATGCGACGGTCAAGCTGATTTCCAATCCGCTAGAGTAGATCAGCATCTGAGCGACCGGTTAGAAAACATACATTTAGCAGAAAGTGGCCCTTCTGAGAATCTTGGAGTCGATCAACTGCAACCTAACTCGGTTCCTGTTAAAAATGTCCAAGAAGATGACTCTGGAGTTTCGTCTGAATTTAACGAGAATCAGTACGCATATCAGGCGCAGAGCCATCCTGTAGAGCACCACAAAG ATGAAGATGAGGTTTCATCTGGTTCGGATGACCTTCAACAACTAACAGTAGATAGTCATGATCAAGCAGCCTCGCATGAAGAGGATAGACGTGCTGTCGTTATTCCTAATCATTTGCTTATCCATACAGAAGAATGCTCACAATTAAGTTTTGGAAGTTTTGGAGCTTTTGGATCAAAGTCTGTGAGCAACAACGCAGAAGAGACTCCTGATGTAGCTCAACAAATTGAACATTCAGATGCAAG AAACACTGAGTTCTATGGAGATGAACATCTTGAAAGCACGGTCAATGGAAATATGGGCCACGCAGCTGCTGCTGGAAGTTATGATGATTCTTTAGAATCTAGGCAAGAGAACCCCGAGACTGTCCAGGAGCATCAGTATACATATGCTCAGTCACAGACACATGCACAGAATCAGACGCAGAACCCCGAGACTGTTCAGGAGCACCAGTACGCATTTGCTCAGTCTGAGCCAGGGTACTCTAAGCAGCAGCAGCAGCAGCTGAATACTGCGTATGATGCGTCACAGACACATGCACAGAATCTTGCTTCGTTATCGAATGTGATG GGGTATGCACACTCAGTTCCCAACAGTTTATTGGGGCAAACTGCACAAAATGCGAGGGAGCTTGATTTCCAGTATTCCCCTTTTGCACAGTCTATGCAGTCAAGAAACAACAACAATGCTTCATCACTTGGTGGCCAAAGCATTTCCATGCCTGAG GCGCTACGAGGCAGTGGAGTTCCAGCAACACAGCCAACGCAGCAAAACTTACCAGGTGCTAATATCGCAACTGGACCAGCTCTTCCTCAACAACAGCTTCCAATGCATCCTTACTCTCAACCCACAATGCCGCTAGCGCACTTTGCAAACATGATCAGTTACCCTATGATGCCTCAGAACTATCCATACATGCCATCCGCTTTCCAGCAAGCGTTTGCTAGTAACAGCTCATACCACCAGCAACAACTAGCTGCGTTGCTTCCTCAGTACAAAGCCAATCTCTCTCCCAGTAATTTGCCTCAGTCTGGAACAGCTCCTGCTTCCGCTTACGGATTTGGAAACTCCACCAGCGTTGGATCCGCTGGAAACTTCCCTCTTAACCAACAGTCTGCTCCTACTGGTTATGAAGATGTTTTGAGTTCTCAGTACAAAGAGAACAGTCATCTGTTGGCACTCCAGCAGCAGCAACAACAGCAGCAGCAGCAG AATGATAATTCGGCGATGTGGCATCACGGCCATGGTTCTCGAACCATGTCAGGTGTTCCGGCTAACGCGTACTACAACCTCCAACAACAGCAGCAGCTACAACAAGCTCAGCAAGCAGCAGGAGGGTATCGCCAAGCTCAGCAACAACAGCAGTATGGGTCTCATGGCTACCCTAATTTCTATCAGTCCCAAACAGAAATGTCGCACGAGCGCCAGCAGCAAAACCCTAGAGACGGTGCAGGAGCTCAGCCCTCGAACCAAACCCAGCAGCAGCTGTGGCAAAACTCTTACTAA
- the LOC106295432 gene encoding loricrin-like yields the protein MPHRIAPRSFQIMLLCLLITSPLDVIAQGGQGDIPVVNPTSPGGDTTTPTITQPSPPSSTLPGPVTNPNPPTGGYPPLDGTTPPTGGGYPPLDGTTPTGGYPPLDGTTPPGGGGGGAPGGGGAPGGGGDTGAGGGGGAPGGGGGGDTGAGGGGAPGGGGGGDNGGGGGGSGGQWCIAKATASPTSLQVALDYACGYGGADCGQIQQGASCYEPNTIRDHASFAFNSYYQKHPGSDSCNFGGAAQLTSADPSKGSCRFPSSSGTVSTSPPSQPSPPDFNSPPSTPTYPPPITTPTTDIPGSGPPYGVAEPTGLPSLATHVSHSFLSVFTAVGILVPLLRQNYL from the exons ATGCCGCACCGTATAGCTCCTCGTTCCTTCCAGATCATGCTTCTATGCCTTCTTATTACTTCAC CTCTAGATGTTATAGCTCAGGGAGGACAGGGTGACATACCAGTTGTTAATCCTACATCTCCAGGGGGTGATACCACCACACCAACCATAACCCAACCATCACCGCCTTCCTCGACATTGCCAGGTCCAGTCACGAACCCAAATCCACCAACCGGTGGCTATCCACCACTAGATGGTACAACACCACCAACCGGTGGTGGCTATCCACCACTTGATGGTACCACCCCAACCGGTGGTTACCCACCACTTGATGGTACTACACCCCCAGGTGGCGGTGGTGGTGGTGCACCTGGTGGTGGTGGTGCACCTGGTGGAGGTGGTGACACTGGTGCAGGCGGGGGTGGTGGTGCACCTGGTGGAGGAGGCGGTGGTGACACTGGTGCAGGCGGTGGTGGTGCACCTGGTGGAGGCGGCGGTGGTGATAATGGTGGTGGTGGTGGAGGCAGTGGAGGTCAGTGGTGTATAGCGAAAGCAACTGCTTCGCCAACATCATTACAAGTGGCTTTGGATTACGCTTGTGGGTATGGAGGAGCTGATTGTGGCCAGATCCAACAAGGTGCAAGCTGTTACGAGCCTAACACCATTCGTGATCATGCATCCTTTGCTTTCAATAGTTATTACCAGAAGCATCCTGGTTCAGACAGCTGCAACTTTGGAGGGGCTGCACAACTCACCAGCGCAGATCCAA GTAAAGGAAGCTGTCGCTTCCCATCATCATCAGGAACTGTCAG CACAAGCCCGCCAAGTCAACCAAGTCCACCAGATTTTAATTCCCCACCTTCTACTCCTACATACCCACCCCCAATAACAACTCCAACTACAGACATACCTGGTTCTGGACCACCCTACGGCGTGGCAGAGCCAACGGGGCTTCCGAGTTTAGCAACTCATGTGTCACATAGCTTTCTCTCAGTATTTACAGCGGTTGGAATACTAGTGCCACTGCTCAGGCAAAATTATCTCTAA
- the LOC106295433 gene encoding cold-regulated 413 inner membrane protein 2, chloroplastic-like yields the protein MASLCISSSRIVSLHHQKPFLSLKLRPCSSGLSGPTHRTSAVCFNPLRASLDRQRTAAAVSTNAEKQRKRGSSVVCYAAPMSVHNLQWVSAISCVALMVAKGTGIHKSFVVPLLALTAPSDIISWAKGEYGIWTAFTALLARLFFAFPGELELPFIALLLAIVAPYQVMSIRGKQEGALISLAISCFLAFQHFSRAGSLQKAFDQGSVVATLGIIGVTVVSALFLI from the exons ATGGCGAGTCTCTGCATCTCATCGTCCAGGATCGTCTCCCTCCACCACCAGAAACCGTTTCTCTCTCTTAAACTCCGGCCTTGTTCGTCAGGTCTCTCCGGTCCAACTCACCGCACGAGTGCCGTTTGCTTCAATCCGCTACG AGCATCGTTAGATCGCCAGCGAACCGCCGCTGCCGTATCTACGAATGCTGAGAAGCAGCGAAAGAGAGGATCGAGTGTGGTCTGTTATGCTGCTCCGATGTCTGTTCATAATCTACAATGGGTCTCGGCAATCTCTTGCGT TGCATTGATGGTTGCAAAGGGTACAGGTATCCACAAGTCCTTTGTTGTTCCGCTACTTGCTCTAACTGCACCATCAGACATTATCTCCTGGGCAAA GGGTGAATATGGAATCTGGACAGCATTCACAGCACTTCTTGCTCGACTGTTCTTCGCTTTTCCAG GTGAACTTGAACTGCCATTCATTGCATTACTCTTGGCGATTGTGGCGCCATATCAAGTTATGAGCATAAG AGGGAAACAAGAAGGGGCTCTCATTTCTTTGGCAATATCTTGTTTTCTGGCGTTTCAGCATTTCTCACGAGCAGGCAGCTTGCAGAAAGCGTTTGATCAGGGTTCAGTTGTCGCCACTTTAGGCATCATTGGTGTCACAGTTGTATCTGCCCTTTTCTTGATATAA